From Cytophagales bacterium, the proteins below share one genomic window:
- a CDS encoding Ig-like domain-containing protein, whose translation MHRQISVPVLILVMSIGAYAQPNEVQDILVTPASGFGQANDIWQSFTPTQDGRLVKFTFDAGGNSPAGNRTVSIFEGEGTGGTLLQSFTYNFVGNTSVVSVTAEVDLPTPIPVTQGSQYTWSVTNINPRTLINTNPNTYTGGTGFATFNGTPFTNFDIGFSIILDIGTNVSIAARDEVSTTDPFIFDVTFYGTPTNLESTDFTITNGTVSGLSMASTEVYELSVSTTGDGTVTVDFPAGAAQVDGVDNDAATADAEVDLPPFQNPDLILSTSKMVRGGAQLFLNNSGIDNTMFFAPAGTTNFTTGATVTQGTTILVQDDPACIPQPAVMCGTDPITGMPDPPGCIPMPEVICTSSNQPVIYAPTDPGQYKLFLTDGSGNTVAESSTTLFVTAETALTTAAITVDDDNILMGETAEVTFVFLGTIAGFTNDDLTIPNGTLTSVSSSDGNITFTATFTPSSDVVDGSNVITLDNTGITSGAIAGTGTTDSENFAIDTGIPRVASILCTTGCDDVYTAAGSNRTLAIDVNFDRDVTLTGSMNLELEFVVANRSAIVTQNSAQSFTATYDLTQSDLNTQLDYTGTGALTLATASTITGNSNGQAADLTLVEPGAVGSISENRTIYIDLIPPQIVTILRQSPANEIFSGEEVTFRVAFTEDIEPTSFGGADFVLNGTAAGTGTVGTGQMVDSKTYDYTVTGLSGSNGTLGLTYNGSLTDLVTNNALSAAAPGTDQQYTLINTVPGFETTASGTSIAQGDDFNYDIEVSSNLNGAAYDISSSTLPTWLELITNDTIMTIAGTGSSGTTGNGGDALSAKFGPFLRDVTYDGDGNLYIVDRNNHMIRKVGTDNLVSQFAGTGSSGFSGDGSGAVSATLNFPSSIAFDDAGNAYIADDFNYRIRKVDASGNISTIAGNGTQGFSGDGGAATSAMINRPISLAVGPDGDLYIAEELRIRKVDLSTGDISTVAGNGTGTFVSGVTPSNSGFVINAIAIDNVGSIYIASQSHAVRKIDGITGLTSSIAGTGTNGFSGDGGAATSAQLDNPNAIAVDGDGNVFIAERENDRIRVIDKGGMIRTLGGNGVLAFSGDGGPATSAAILNPEGLAINENGRVIFSDAGNLRIRAIETNRARLTGSADQSAVGTHEITLTATNGSESVDQMFTIDVANVNDTPTLSPRLGSTTIATEEVRYDYITYVSDIDGDLVNLSVTDKPSWMSADLTTEVFTFVSSTGVTDLVHSDDQFFFTSQDNNAIYRVDNLGGSQTQIAGQANNSPGFTDGDGLNAAFETPFAIDAAANGDLYVIDQDNHALRKITDVDGNVTVTTIAGNGSAGNATGAASNATATFDTPTNVLVASNGDVYITDAGNVVIKKLSAGMITTLKDGSGVDFTFTQPYGLAMDDAGVLYVTDFGDHTVYSIDGTTRTLLAGTSATIGFTDGDGGAALFDEPAGITTNGDGSVLFVAESGNGQIRRLDIDGATVTVSTLASTLDTPVGMIQNPENGALLVADLGFNSITEHYHAITVFGNPTNEDVGVNTVEFTMNDGTADFTSELNVFVKNTNDAPEFTSTAPSTTTEDQAFTYTMEGTDMDGDAIAFDVTTLPDWLTFEASEFLVSTVAGDGSFTVNGDGGVATAAGIGSPDDLAADQAGNIYIAHENYIRKVDTDGNISTIIGDGTAANTGDSGPGVDAQITNINDLHVGPEGNLFISVEGAIRKLDINGMITSIAGAAGISGTAGTGDGGNATAATFNQNSGIFVDQDGNIFVADQSDNTVRKIDGNGMISTVATGVTFPFDIVVDKDGNIYAVNDGSTGLLKIDASDNKTDLTAASDIHFSTQDIAIDNLGNIYGTTSFSPANQIKVYNIDSDEVSIIANDDNTGSFFGDGGVASDAAFNTISAVAVGPDGSVFVADQNNGRIRKLTPQGPKITGTPTQGELGNHNIVLNVSDGTLSDDQSFTLTVNNLPEITNVTSTDGTYTEGDVLDIVVTFDGDVTSSGTGVTPSFALETGSADQVITQSANSGSTVTFTYTVIEGHNSSDLAYNSTSIDVGDYTIQSPAGVDADLTLPTVGAAGSLSANQAIVVDTEEPTLTNVSIASNNASNNLAREGDEITLSITSSEALSANPTVTIAGNTATVTSQSSTTYEATYTMTNNDTEGEVTLTINFADEAGNVGTEVTATTDGSTVTYDTTSPSVVLSSTVSAVTNATSFDLTITFSSDVSGFTIDDLTLSNADASNFSGSDSEYTVTLTPQLEGALSVDVVAAVAQDASGNGNVAATTFEVNYDATSPTVTLSTTDEDVNAAFEVSITFSESVTGFELVDLTVGNGVASDLSGSENSYTLLITPETEGDVTVNLAASSANDAAGNANRAATELLVNYDMTSPTPVLSTSSTNVNAAFTLTITFDESVDGFTVDDLTIDNGAASEFAGSETTYTATITPDAEGELTINVAASVTTDAAGNANSAASELSVNYDVTSPSPILSTASTDVNASFEVTITFDESVDGFTVDDLEIDNGAADDFSGTGTTFTATITPDTEGEVTVNVASSVATDAADNANTAASELSVNYDVTGPTPVISTASNDVNASFEVTITFDESVDGFTVDDLAIDNGAADDFSGTGTTFTATITPDTEGEVTVNVAASVTTDAAGNANSAASELSVNYDVTSPSPILSTASNDVNASFEVTITFDESVDGFTVDDLAIDNGAADDFSGTGTTYMTTITPDTEGHVTVNVASSVATDAAGNANSAASELSANYDVTGPTPVLSTASTDVNASFEVTITFDESVDGFTVDDLAIDNGAADDFSGTGTTYMATITPDTEGHVTVNVASSVATDAAGNANSAASELSVNYDVTGPTPVLSTASTDVNASFEVTITFDESIDGFTVDDLTIDNGVAGDFAGSGTTYTTTITPETEGEVTVNVVAAVATDAAGNANSAATELAVNYDFTPPTPTLSTSDTNVSAAFDVTITFDESVTGFELADLSVTNGLASDLSGSGTVYTVTITPSEEGSVDISIAEGVAADAAGNANTASNTLSVSFDGSADTTAPSVTLTTASTSVSGSFEIEITFSESVIGFELSDISVTNGSAADLEGSGSAYTATITPEEAGTVDILIAEGVATDAAENANTASNTLSVTFEENSDTTAPSVTLTTANTSVSGSFEIEITFSESVIGFELSDISVTNGAAAGLEGSGSTYTATITPEEAGTVDILIAEGVATDASENANTASNTLSVTFEENSDTTAPSVTLTTANTSVSGSFEIDIDFSESVTGFELSDISVTNGAAAGLEGSGSTYTATITPDEEGTVDISIAEGVVVDAAGNGNEASNTLSVTFDGTPDTTAPSVTITTANTSVSGAFEIEIAFSESVTGLELLDITVGNGTAGNLQGTGSVYSATITPTASGTVDISIAAGVVADAAGNANTASNSLSVEFTEADTTAPTVTIATASLEVSGEFEIMINFNEEVTGFEASDITIENGSLSGFTGSGSSYGAVVNPLETGTVTISIASGVATDAAGNSNEAGTLAVEAILTETTLSVGFNVDQVKVYPNPSSDFLYIESSLQVVQFSVFDLRGNRVLHGENGVNNIDVRDLTGGTYLLKILTKEESLSKLFLKK comes from the coding sequence ATGCATAGACAGATAAGCGTACCGGTACTCATCCTAGTGATGAGTATCGGTGCTTATGCCCAACCCAATGAAGTACAGGATATCCTCGTAACCCCAGCTTCGGGCTTTGGCCAGGCCAATGATATCTGGCAGTCATTTACGCCAACTCAGGATGGCCGGTTGGTGAAATTCACGTTTGATGCAGGAGGTAACAGTCCAGCTGGAAACAGAACGGTCAGCATCTTCGAAGGAGAAGGAACAGGTGGTACCCTGCTGCAATCGTTCACCTATAATTTTGTTGGAAACACGAGTGTGGTTTCTGTTACAGCGGAGGTGGATTTACCTACCCCGATACCGGTAACCCAGGGGTCTCAGTATACATGGTCTGTAACGAACATCAATCCAAGAACGCTGATCAATACGAATCCAAATACCTATACTGGTGGTACAGGCTTTGCAACTTTTAATGGTACCCCATTCACCAATTTTGATATTGGTTTTTCCATCATTTTGGATATCGGTACCAATGTGTCCATTGCTGCCAGGGATGAAGTAAGTACTACTGACCCCTTCATTTTTGATGTTACTTTTTACGGAACACCCACCAATCTAGAAAGCACTGATTTCACGATTACCAATGGTACAGTTTCGGGACTTTCGATGGCTTCCACGGAAGTGTATGAATTATCTGTTTCTACTACCGGTGATGGTACAGTTACAGTTGATTTTCCAGCGGGCGCTGCTCAGGTTGATGGGGTAGATAATGATGCGGCTACTGCCGATGCGGAAGTCGACTTGCCTCCCTTTCAGAACCCTGATTTGATTTTATCGACCAGTAAAATGGTGCGCGGAGGAGCACAATTATTTCTAAATAACTCTGGAATTGACAATACCATGTTTTTTGCTCCTGCTGGAACTACAAATTTTACAACAGGTGCTACGGTTACCCAAGGAACCACAATATTGGTGCAAGATGACCCTGCTTGTATACCGCAGCCAGCTGTGATGTGTGGTACAGATCCGATCACGGGTATGCCTGATCCGCCTGGCTGTATCCCAATGCCTGAAGTCATTTGTACAAGCTCTAATCAACCGGTCATTTACGCACCAACTGATCCAGGACAGTATAAACTTTTCTTAACGGATGGTTCTGGTAATACAGTCGCTGAATCATCTACTACACTTTTCGTAACAGCAGAAACTGCTTTAACCACAGCTGCCATAACGGTTGATGATGACAATATTTTGATGGGTGAAACAGCTGAAGTGACTTTTGTTTTCCTGGGTACCATCGCTGGATTTACCAATGATGATCTTACCATACCTAATGGTACACTTACATCGGTGAGTTCTTCTGATGGGAACATCACATTTACGGCTACTTTCACCCCTTCTTCGGATGTGGTAGATGGCAGTAATGTGATCACTTTAGACAATACGGGTATCACCTCGGGGGCCATCGCTGGTACTGGAACCACCGATTCGGAGAATTTTGCCATCGATACGGGGATTCCCAGAGTAGCGAGTATCTTATGTACCACGGGTTGTGACGATGTGTATACTGCTGCAGGTTCAAATCGTACCTTGGCCATAGATGTCAATTTTGACAGGGATGTGACCCTTACTGGGTCCATGAATCTCGAACTCGAATTTGTGGTCGCCAACAGGAGTGCGATTGTTACCCAGAATAGTGCTCAGAGCTTCACGGCTACCTATGACCTTACACAATCTGATCTTAATACCCAGTTGGACTACACGGGTACAGGCGCACTTACCCTGGCTACAGCTAGTACCATTACGGGAAATAGCAATGGGCAAGCCGCGGATCTGACCTTAGTCGAGCCTGGGGCTGTTGGATCCATCAGCGAAAACAGAACGATATACATCGACCTGATCCCTCCACAAATTGTTACCATTTTGAGGCAAAGTCCTGCCAATGAAATCTTCTCAGGTGAAGAGGTGACCTTTAGAGTGGCGTTTACGGAAGACATAGAACCTACCTCTTTCGGGGGTGCTGATTTCGTACTCAATGGAACTGCAGCAGGTACAGGTACGGTCGGAACCGGGCAAATGGTTGACTCGAAAACCTACGATTATACCGTAACAGGTCTTAGCGGCAGTAATGGAACACTGGGTTTAACCTACAATGGATCACTCACTGATCTGGTCACCAACAATGCTTTATCCGCAGCTGCACCAGGCACGGATCAACAATATACGTTGATCAATACGGTCCCAGGTTTCGAAACGACAGCTTCGGGGACTTCCATTGCTCAGGGAGATGATTTTAATTATGATATCGAGGTTTCGTCAAACCTTAATGGGGCTGCCTATGACATTAGCAGTTCTACGCTACCCACATGGTTGGAATTAATCACCAATGATACCATTATGACCATTGCTGGAACAGGAAGCTCAGGAACTACGGGTAATGGGGGCGATGCTTTAAGTGCCAAGTTCGGACCTTTCTTAAGGGATGTGACCTACGATGGTGATGGCAATCTGTACATTGTAGATCGCAATAACCACATGATCCGAAAAGTGGGTACGGACAATTTGGTCAGTCAATTTGCAGGAACAGGTTCTTCAGGATTCTCAGGGGACGGTAGTGGGGCTGTCAGTGCTACGCTCAATTTTCCTTCAAGTATAGCATTTGATGATGCTGGGAATGCGTACATCGCTGATGATTTCAATTATCGGATAAGAAAAGTAGATGCAAGTGGTAATATTTCCACCATCGCTGGAAATGGTACACAAGGATTTTCTGGTGACGGAGGAGCAGCTACCTCTGCCATGATCAATCGGCCGATCTCGCTGGCTGTTGGACCTGATGGCGATTTGTACATTGCTGAAGAATTAAGAATTCGAAAAGTAGACCTCTCAACCGGAGATATTAGTACCGTAGCTGGAAATGGAACAGGTACATTCGTTTCTGGGGTAACTCCAAGCAATTCAGGCTTTGTGATTAATGCGATTGCCATTGATAATGTGGGTTCCATTTACATCGCTTCTCAATCCCATGCGGTAAGGAAAATTGATGGGATTACTGGTTTGACCTCTTCGATTGCAGGAACGGGTACAAATGGGTTTTCTGGAGATGGCGGAGCAGCCACAAGTGCGCAATTAGATAACCCCAATGCCATTGCTGTTGATGGGGATGGTAATGTATTTATCGCAGAAAGGGAAAATGATCGCATCCGGGTGATTGATAAAGGCGGCATGATTCGGACCCTTGGTGGAAATGGTGTCCTTGCGTTTTCTGGAGATGGCGGGCCTGCGACTTCAGCGGCCATTCTTAACCCTGAAGGATTGGCCATAAATGAAAATGGAAGAGTGATATTCTCAGATGCCGGGAATTTACGCATCAGAGCGATCGAAACCAACAGAGCGCGATTGACAGGATCTGCGGATCAGTCAGCAGTTGGGACACATGAGATCACGCTTACAGCGACTAATGGATCAGAAAGTGTGGATCAGATGTTTACCATCGACGTAGCAAATGTGAATGATACACCTACACTAAGCCCTAGACTGGGTTCCACGACGATTGCTACGGAAGAAGTGCGATACGATTATATCACTTATGTGAGCGATATTGATGGAGACCTGGTCAATCTATCCGTTACTGATAAACCTTCCTGGATGTCAGCAGACCTTACTACAGAAGTTTTCACTTTTGTTTCCAGTACAGGAGTGACAGATCTTGTTCATAGCGATGATCAATTCTTCTTTACCAGTCAGGATAATAACGCTATTTACCGGGTTGATAATTTAGGTGGTTCACAAACACAGATTGCGGGACAGGCCAATAATTCACCTGGATTTACAGATGGAGATGGCCTCAATGCCGCTTTTGAAACCCCTTTTGCGATAGATGCAGCTGCCAATGGTGACCTCTATGTCATTGATCAGGATAACCATGCTTTAAGGAAGATCACAGATGTTGATGGTAATGTTACCGTAACCACCATTGCGGGAAATGGATCGGCAGGCAATGCTACTGGTGCTGCCAGTAATGCGACGGCTACTTTTGATACACCGACCAATGTTCTGGTGGCTTCTAATGGTGATGTCTACATTACAGATGCTGGCAACGTGGTGATCAAGAAGCTTAGTGCGGGCATGATCACGACCTTAAAAGATGGTAGTGGAGTAGATTTTACCTTCACGCAGCCTTATGGACTGGCCATGGATGATGCAGGAGTACTTTATGTGACTGATTTTGGTGATCATACGGTATACAGTATTGATGGAACGACCAGGACTTTGTTGGCGGGTACTTCAGCCACAATCGGATTTACCGATGGAGATGGTGGTGCAGCGCTCTTTGATGAGCCTGCAGGAATCACCACCAATGGAGATGGTTCTGTGCTATTTGTTGCTGAAAGTGGAAATGGACAGATCCGAAGATTGGATATTGACGGAGCTACGGTGACCGTTTCTACCTTAGCCAGCACACTCGATACGCCTGTAGGCATGATCCAAAACCCTGAAAATGGCGCATTGCTGGTAGCTGACCTGGGATTCAATTCGATCACGGAACATTATCATGCCATCACGGTCTTTGGCAACCCAACCAATGAAGATGTGGGAGTCAATACAGTTGAATTCACTATGAATGACGGAACGGCAGATTTTACCAGTGAGCTAAACGTTTTTGTCAAAAACACGAACGATGCACCGGAGTTTACCAGCACCGCACCATCCACTACGACCGAAGATCAGGCATTTACTTACACCATGGAAGGAACAGATATGGATGGTGATGCCATTGCGTTCGACGTGACGACACTACCTGATTGGTTGACTTTTGAAGCCAGCGAGTTCCTGGTCTCTACTGTTGCTGGAGACGGTAGCTTTACGGTTAATGGAGATGGAGGAGTAGCTACTGCAGCCGGAATCGGATCACCGGATGATCTTGCTGCAGATCAGGCAGGAAACATTTACATCGCGCATGAAAACTATATACGCAAAGTAGATACTGATGGCAATATCTCTACCATCATTGGAGATGGAACCGCGGCCAATACCGGAGATTCTGGACCTGGAGTTGATGCGCAAATTACAAATATCAACGATTTGCATGTTGGACCGGAAGGGAACCTGTTCATATCAGTAGAAGGAGCCATTCGCAAACTGGATATTAATGGCATGATAACTTCAATTGCTGGTGCTGCCGGTATTTCAGGTACTGCTGGTACAGGGGACGGTGGTAATGCCACTGCTGCGACTTTCAATCAGAATAGCGGGATTTTCGTGGACCAGGATGGTAATATTTTCGTGGCGGATCAGTCAGACAACACAGTGAGGAAAATCGATGGAAATGGCATGATCAGTACGGTAGCAACAGGCGTTACCTTTCCATTTGATATTGTGGTAGATAAAGATGGAAATATCTACGCAGTAAACGATGGCTCCACTGGTCTTCTCAAGATCGATGCGAGTGATAACAAGACTGATCTAACGGCCGCAAGTGATATCCATTTTTCTACCCAGGATATTGCCATTGATAACCTCGGTAATATTTATGGAACTACTTCCTTTAGTCCTGCCAATCAAATCAAAGTATACAATATTGATTCCGATGAAGTATCGATCATTGCAAATGATGATAATACAGGAAGCTTTTTCGGAGATGGGGGAGTAGCGAGTGACGCTGCGTTTAATACGATTTCTGCAGTAGCAGTGGGTCCTGATGGTAGTGTTTTTGTAGCGGATCAGAATAATGGGCGTATTCGAAAATTAACACCTCAAGGCCCTAAGATCACAGGAACGCCAACCCAGGGTGAGCTTGGAAATCACAATATCGTATTGAATGTTTCCGATGGCACACTCTCGGATGATCAAAGCTTTACTTTGACCGTCAATAACCTGCCGGAAATTACAAATGTCACTTCAACAGACGGAACATATACGGAAGGAGATGTATTGGACATTGTCGTCACTTTTGATGGTGATGTTACTTCCAGTGGTACAGGAGTAACTCCAAGTTTTGCGCTGGAAACCGGTTCTGCGGATCAAGTCATTACTCAGAGTGCGAACTCCGGTTCGACAGTGACCTTTACTTATACAGTAATAGAAGGACATAATTCCTCGGATTTGGCTTATAATTCTACCTCCATTGACGTTGGCGATTACACCATTCAATCACCTGCAGGTGTAGATGCGGACCTTACTTTGCCTACAGTTGGAGCCGCTGGATCGCTGAGTGCCAATCAAGCCATCGTAGTTGATACGGAGGAACCCACGTTGACCAATGTATCCATCGCTTCTAACAATGCTTCCAATAATCTGGCAAGAGAAGGGGACGAGATCACATTGTCGATTACTTCTTCAGAGGCCCTGTCCGCGAACCCAACCGTGACCATTGCTGGTAATACAGCTACTGTGACCAGTCAGAGTTCCACCACCTATGAGGCTACCTATACCATGACGAATAATGATACAGAAGGAGAGGTAACATTGACCATCAATTTTGCTGATGAAGCTGGAAATGTGGGAACTGAAGTAACGGCAACGACTGATGGAAGCACGGTTACTTATGATACAACGAGTCCTTCTGTCGTACTCTCTTCTACAGTTTCAGCAGTGACCAATGCAACAAGTTTTGACCTGACCATAACTTTCAGCTCGGACGTTTCCGGATTTACCATCGATGATTTGACACTATCTAACGCAGATGCCAGTAATTTCAGTGGGAGTGATTCGGAATATACAGTTACCCTGACACCACAATTGGAAGGGGCATTGTCTGTCGATGTAGTAGCAGCGGTGGCTCAGGATGCCTCTGGCAATGGCAATGTTGCCGCAACTACGTTTGAAGTCAATTATGATGCGACTTCACCTACGGTAACTCTTTCAACCACGGATGAAGACGTCAATGCCGCATTTGAAGTGAGCATTACATTTAGTGAGTCGGTAACAGGTTTTGAATTGGTAGACCTTACCGTTGGTAATGGTGTTGCCAGTGACTTATCTGGTTCCGAGAACAGTTATACTTTACTAATTACTCCGGAAACGGAAGGGGATGTAACCGTGAATCTTGCAGCTTCTTCTGCCAATGATGCAGCGGGGAATGCCAACAGAGCGGCTACTGAATTGTTAGTCAATTATGACATGACCAGTCCGACTCCTGTACTTTCAACCTCTTCGACAAATGTCAACGCAGCGTTTACACTGACCATCACTTTTGATGAATCAGTAGATGGGTTTACAGTTGATGATTTGACGATTGATAATGGAGCAGCGAGTGAATTTGCAGGTTCCGAGACTACCTACACAGCAACAATTACACCGGATGCTGAAGGAGAGCTTACCATAAATGTCGCAGCATCTGTGACCACTGATGCGGCTGGTAATGCCAATAGTGCGGCCTCCGAACTTTCAGTCAATTATGATGTCACCAGTCCTTCGCCAATACTATCTACGGCTTCCACTGATGTCAATGCATCGTTTGAAGTGACCATCACTTTTGATGAATCTGTAGATGGGTTTACTGTTGACGATCTGGAGATTGATAATGGAGCGGCTGATGATTTTTCCGGTACTGGTACAACTTTCACGGCAACAATCACACCAGATACCGAGGGAGAAGTTACCGTAAATGTAGCGTCATCTGTGGCCACCGATGCTGCTGACAATGCCAATACTGCGGCCTCTGAACTGTCTGTTAATTATGATGTAACCGGTCCTACACCGGTAATTTCTACGGCTTCCAATGACGTCAATGCATCGTTTGAAGTGACCATCACTTTTGATGAATCTGTGGATGGGTTTACTGTTGACGATCTGGCGATTGATAATGGAGCGGCTGATGATTTTTCCGGTACTGGTACAACTTTCACGGCAACAATCACACCAGATACCGAGGGAGAAGTTACCGTAAATGTCGCAGCATCTGTGACCACTGATGCGGCTGGTAATGCCAATAGTGCGGCCTCCGAACTGTCTGTCAATTATGATGTCACCAGTCCTTCGCCAATACTATCTACGGCTTCCAATGACGTCAATGCTTCGTTTGAAGTGACCATCACTTTTGATGAATCTGTAGATGGGTTTACTGTTGACGATCTGGCGATTGATAATGGAGCAGCTGATGATTTTTCCGGTACTGGTACAACCTACATGACGACAATCACACCGGATACCGAGGGACATGTTACCGTAAATGTAGCGTCATCAGTGGCCACAGATGCTGCTGGCAATGCCAACAGTGCGGCCTCTGAACTGTCTGCTAATTATGATGTAACTGGTCCTACACCGGTACTTTCTACGGCCTCCACTGATGTCAATGCATCGTTTGAAGTGACCATCACTTTTGATGAATCTGTAGATGGGTTTACTGTTGACGATCTGGCGATTGATAATGGAGCAGCTGATGATTTTTCCGGTACTGGTACAACCTACATGGCGACAATCACACCGGATACCGAGGGACATGTTACCGTAAATGTAGCGTCATCAGTGGCCACAGATGCTGCTGGCAATGCCAACAGTGCGGCCTCTGAACTGTCTGTTAATTATGATGTAACTGGTCCTACACCGGTACTTTCTACGGCTTCCACTGATGTCAATGCATCGTTTGAAGTGACCATCACTTTTGATGAATCAATAGATGGGTTTACCGTAGATGATCTGACGATTGATAATGGAGTGGCGGGTGATTTTGCAGGCTCTGGTACCACATACACGACAACAATCACTCCGGAAACGGAAGGAGAAGTAACGGTAAATGTCGTGGCTGCTGTAGCCACAGATGCTGCTGGCAATGCCAATAGTGCAGCTACAGAACTAGCTGTGAATTATGATTTCACTCCTCCAACACCCACACTTTCGACCTCTGACACAAATGTCAGTGCTGCATTTGATGTCACCATCACTTTTGATGAATCCGTGACAGGCTTTGAATTAGCTGATCTTTCGGTGACGAATGGCCTAGCGAGTGATCTTTCTGGTTCTGGTACTGTTTACACAGTGACAATCACACCATCTGAAGAAGGTTCCGTCGACATTTCGATTGCGGAAGGGGTGGCTGCGGATGCTGCTGGAAATGCTAATACGGCATCAAATACATTAAGTGTTAGTTTCGATGGTTCGGCCGACACCACTGCTCCATCTGTTACCTTGACGACCGCAAGCACGTCGGTTTCCGGGTCTTTTGAAATTGAGATTACCTTTAGTGAATCGGTAATTGGATTTGAACTGTCGGATATTTCAGTTACTAATGGGTCTGCAGCTGATCTTGAAGGGTCAGGCAGTGCCTACACGGCTACCATCACGCCCGAAGAAGCAGGAACGGTGGATATTTTGATTGCGGAAGGAGTGGCTACTGATGCTGCCGAAAATGCTAACACAGCGTCAAATACACTAAGCGTAACTTTCGAAGAAAATTCCGATACGACCGCTCCATCTGTGACATTGACTACTGCGAACACGTCGGTTTCCGGGTCTTTTGAAATTGAGATTACCTTTAGTGAATCGGTAATTGGATTTGAACTGTCGGATATTTCAGTGACCAATGGAGCAGCAGCGGGCCTTGAAGGGTCAGGCAGTACCTACACGGCTACCATCACGCCCGAAGAAGCAGGAACGGTGGATATTTTGATTGCGGAAGGAGTGGCTACTGATGCTTCCGAAAATGCTAACACAGCGTCAAATACACTAAGCGTAACTTTCGAAGAAAATTCCGATACGACCGCTCCATCTGTGACATTGACTACTGCGAACACGTCGGTTTCCGGGTCTTTTGAGATCGATATTGATTTCAGTGAATCGGTGACAGGATTCGAATTGTCAGACATTTCGGTGACCAATGGAGCAGCAGCGGGCCTTGAAGGGTCAGGCAGTACCTACACGGCTACCATCACGCCCGACGAAGAGGGAACTGTGGACATTTCGATTGCGGAAGGGGTTGTTGTCGATGCTGCCGGAAATGGTAATGAGGCCTCAAACACTTTGAGCGTAACTTTCGATGGTACTCCTGATACAACAGCACCATCGGTGACGATAACTACTGCAAATACATCCGTTTCCGGTGCCTTTGAAATTGAGATAGCCTTCAGTGAGTCAGTTACCGGGCTTGAGTTGTTAGATATTACGGTGGGTAATGGAACCGCCGGAAATCTGCAAGGTACGGGTAGTGTCTATTCGGCAACAATTACACCGACAGCATCAGGAACTGTCGACATATCTATTGCAGCAGGAGTAGTGGCAGATGCCGCGGGTAATGCCAATACTGCCTCAAATAGTTTGTCCGTCGAATTTACAGAAGCGGATACGACTGCCCCAACAGTCACGATTGCCACTGCTAGTTTGGAAGTGTCAGGTGAATTTGAGATCATGATAAATTTCAATGAGGAAGTCACTGGATTTGAAGCGTCCGATATTACCATAGAGAATGGTTCACTTTCCGGATTCACTGGTAGCGGCAGTAGTTATGGAGCGGTCGTGAACCCTTTAGAAACAGGCACTGTCACCATTAGTATCGCTTCAGGAGTTGCCACAGATGCAGCAGGAAATAGCAATGAAGCAGGAACACTGGCTGTAGAGGCTATTTTAACAGAAACGACTTTATCCGTAGGGTTCAATGTTGATCAGGTTAAAGTGTACCCTAACCCCAGTTCAGATTTTCTATACATAGAATCGTCATTACAGGTAGTGCAGTTTAGTGTCTTTGACTTGCGGGGGAACCGGGTGTTGCACGGAGAAAATGGCGTAAACAACATCGATGTGAGAGATCTAACAGGAGGGACTTATCTGTTGAAAATACTTACCAAAGAAGAAAGCCTGTCAAAATTATTCCTGAAAAAATAG